The following proteins are encoded in a genomic region of Micrococcaceae bacterium Sec5.8:
- a CDS encoding tyrosine recombinase XerC produces the protein MPTQQIPAALAAAAQAFGRYLEAERGRSAHTVRAYLSDVGSLLGHAASEGVEDLAGLELGTLRRWLGVQSEAGKSRATLARRSATARAFTAWAVREELLAADPALRLKAPKREKSLPGVLHQQQVLRLVEGAETAAAGGRPLPLRNRAMVELLYATGIRVGELAGLDVDDLDPDRRTLRVLGKGNKERTVPYGLPAALAVDDWLRRGRPALATATSGAALFLGARGRRADQRQVRSVVHDLLEALGDTAATGPHALRHSAATHLLDGGADLRAVQEILGHSSLATTQIYTHVSVERLRQSYQQAHPRA, from the coding sequence GTGCCCACACAGCAGATCCCGGCCGCACTGGCCGCAGCCGCCCAGGCCTTCGGCCGGTACCTGGAAGCCGAACGGGGGCGTTCCGCCCACACGGTGCGTGCCTACCTCTCCGATGTCGGCAGCCTCCTCGGGCATGCGGCCTCCGAGGGAGTCGAGGATCTCGCTGGGCTGGAACTCGGCACTCTACGGCGCTGGCTCGGCGTGCAGAGCGAGGCAGGCAAGTCCCGCGCCACGCTGGCACGCCGGTCCGCCACCGCCCGGGCGTTTACCGCCTGGGCCGTGCGTGAGGAACTGCTCGCCGCGGACCCCGCCTTGCGCCTTAAAGCCCCGAAACGGGAGAAATCGCTGCCGGGCGTGCTGCATCAGCAGCAGGTGCTTCGGCTGGTCGAAGGCGCAGAAACCGCCGCGGCCGGGGGCCGGCCCCTGCCGTTGCGGAACCGGGCCATGGTGGAACTCCTCTACGCCACCGGGATCCGGGTCGGCGAGTTGGCCGGACTCGACGTGGACGACCTCGATCCCGACAGGAGAACACTCCGGGTGCTCGGCAAGGGAAACAAGGAACGCACGGTGCCGTACGGCCTGCCGGCGGCGCTCGCCGTCGACGACTGGCTCCGCCGTGGCCGGCCGGCCCTTGCCACGGCCACCTCGGGCGCGGCGCTCTTCCTGGGGGCCCGCGGCAGACGAGCGGACCAGCGGCAGGTCCGCAGTGTGGTCCACGATCTGCTGGAGGCACTGGGGGACACGGCCGCCACCGGTCCGCACGCCCTTCGGCACTCCGCCGCCACGCATCTGCTCGACGGCGGAGCCGACCTCCGCGCCGTACAGGAAATTTTGGGTCACAGCAGCCTGGCCACGACCCAGATCTACACGCACGTCTCCGTTGAGAGGCTCCGGCAGAGCTACCAGCAGGCCCACCCGCGGGCCTGA
- the dprA gene encoding DNA-processing protein DprA, which translates to MAETERTARAALSRLFEPQDAAGLALVRVAGAEDALRIATGQLTAGPEVEREMFQLLDENGSGSGWTGLGTARKRWAPRVPDLAPARDLATMQRLGGRLIIPSDGLWPSQLADLGLQEPLCLWWRGSEQEFPRAARSIALVGSRDSTAYGAAVTGDLAYALVQREFTIISGGAYGIDAHAHRAALAGGSGAGAGMPTIAVMAGGVDRFYPAGNEDLLRAVANQGAVVAEVPPGSAPTRYRFLQRNRLIAALASVTVVVEARWRSGALNTAHHAETLGRAVGAVPGSVHSANSAGCHRLLREGGAVCVTDAGEIAELSGPSGESLPELRNGPAAVQDGLTLEDLILLDALPLRTTSSIEKLTVVAGLSADSVRAGLGRLGLLGLAETYRGGWKRSAAAG; encoded by the coding sequence ATGGCTGAGACAGAACGTACCGCCCGGGCTGCGCTATCCCGGCTGTTCGAACCGCAGGACGCCGCCGGACTCGCGCTCGTGCGGGTTGCCGGGGCGGAGGATGCGCTCAGGATCGCCACCGGCCAGCTGACGGCCGGGCCCGAGGTGGAGCGCGAGATGTTCCAGCTGCTGGACGAGAACGGTTCGGGCAGCGGCTGGACAGGTTTGGGAACGGCCCGGAAGCGCTGGGCGCCGAGAGTACCGGACCTGGCTCCGGCCCGGGACCTCGCAACCATGCAGCGGCTCGGGGGACGCTTGATCATTCCCTCCGACGGGCTGTGGCCCAGCCAACTGGCCGACCTGGGATTACAGGAACCGCTGTGCCTCTGGTGGCGAGGCAGCGAGCAGGAGTTTCCCCGGGCCGCCCGGTCCATTGCGTTGGTGGGTTCCCGGGACAGCACCGCCTATGGCGCCGCGGTCACGGGCGATCTTGCCTATGCACTGGTCCAACGGGAGTTCACAATCATCTCCGGCGGCGCCTACGGTATTGACGCCCACGCCCACCGCGCAGCCCTCGCCGGTGGATCGGGCGCTGGCGCCGGCATGCCCACCATTGCTGTCATGGCCGGGGGAGTGGACCGCTTCTACCCGGCCGGCAACGAGGACCTCCTGCGTGCCGTTGCGAACCAGGGCGCGGTGGTGGCCGAGGTCCCGCCGGGCTCCGCGCCCACGCGCTACAGATTCCTGCAGCGCAACAGGTTGATCGCCGCGCTGGCTTCCGTCACCGTCGTGGTGGAGGCCCGGTGGAGATCGGGCGCGTTGAACACGGCACACCATGCAGAAACCCTGGGCAGGGCTGTCGGTGCCGTGCCGGGGTCAGTGCACAGCGCAAATTCTGCGGGCTGTCATCGGTTGCTCCGGGAAGGCGGCGCTGTCTGCGTCACCGACGCGGGGGAGATTGCGGAGCTCTCCGGCCCCAGTGGCGAATCGTTGCCCGAGCTCAGGAACGGCCCGGCAGCCGTGCAGGACGGGCTGACGCTGGAAGACCTCATCCTGCTGGACGCCCTGCCCTTGCGGACCACGAGTTCCATCGAAAAACTCACTGTCGTCGCTGGCCTCAGCGCCGATTCCGTCCGTGCCGGGCTGGGCCGGCTGGGGCTGCTGGGCCTGGCTGAGACGTACCGCGGCGGCTGGAAGCGCTCCGCCGCTGCGGGCTGA
- a CDS encoding YifB family Mg chelatase-like AAA ATPase, whose product MALGRTYSVALVGLNGYIVEVEADIGQTLPAFIILGLPDASLNEAKERIRSAAQNSGIPLSRRKITANLIPASLPKRGSGFDLAIAMAALLASNDVRSTGRTVFIAELGLDGRLRPVRGVLPAVMAAVRAGYTDVVVAQANAAEAALVPGARVQGYATLARLAFDFGADPQDLALDFEPEPEHDGAGAQPGPTPSPALDMRDVSGQGEARRALEVAAAGAHHLLLTGPPGAGKTMLAERLPGLLPDLGDAEAMEVTAIHSLCSLTSASLQLVRRPPYENPHHTATSASIIGGGSGLPRPGAASRAHRGVLFLDEAPEYERRVLDALRQPLESGELVLHRSAGTAAYPARFQLVLAANPCPCGKATGKGVDCICTPTMRRRYLARLSGPLLDRVDIQLQVERVSLADFGKPEAEEDTASIAARVRAARERQGGRLLPYGMETNAQVPGRVLRGVLRLPARTTRILDRAMERGSLTARGYDRVLRLAWTLADLGQRDAPAADDIGLALSLRQADAAA is encoded by the coding sequence GTGGCGCTCGGCCGGACCTACTCGGTGGCGCTCGTGGGGCTGAACGGCTACATCGTCGAGGTGGAGGCCGACATCGGCCAGACCCTCCCGGCGTTCATCATCCTGGGCCTGCCGGACGCTTCGCTCAACGAGGCCAAGGAGCGGATCCGGTCGGCTGCGCAGAATTCCGGGATCCCTTTGAGCCGCCGCAAGATCACGGCGAACCTCATCCCCGCGTCGCTGCCCAAACGTGGTTCCGGCTTCGACCTGGCCATCGCCATGGCCGCTCTCCTGGCTTCCAACGATGTCCGTTCCACCGGACGGACGGTGTTCATCGCCGAACTGGGACTTGACGGCAGGCTGCGGCCCGTCCGGGGTGTTCTTCCGGCCGTCATGGCGGCGGTCCGGGCCGGTTACACCGACGTCGTCGTAGCGCAAGCGAATGCCGCCGAGGCAGCCCTCGTTCCCGGCGCCCGCGTGCAGGGTTATGCCACGCTGGCCCGCCTGGCCTTCGACTTCGGCGCCGATCCGCAGGATCTGGCTCTTGATTTCGAGCCCGAACCCGAACATGACGGCGCCGGAGCTCAACCAGGACCGACGCCCTCCCCAGCACTGGATATGCGCGACGTCTCCGGGCAGGGGGAGGCAAGACGGGCGCTGGAGGTCGCCGCCGCCGGCGCACACCATCTGCTGTTGACCGGCCCTCCCGGCGCGGGAAAAACGATGCTGGCTGAACGGCTTCCCGGACTCCTCCCGGACCTCGGCGACGCGGAGGCCATGGAGGTCACCGCTATCCATTCGCTCTGCTCGCTGACCTCAGCTTCCCTCCAACTCGTGCGCAGGCCCCCATACGAGAACCCGCATCACACGGCCACATCAGCGTCCATCATCGGCGGTGGCTCCGGGCTGCCGCGGCCCGGTGCGGCATCCCGTGCCCACCGCGGGGTGCTGTTCCTTGATGAGGCACCGGAGTATGAGCGCAGGGTCCTGGACGCGCTCCGGCAGCCGCTGGAGAGCGGCGAGCTGGTGCTGCACCGGTCCGCTGGAACGGCAGCGTACCCGGCCCGCTTTCAGCTGGTGCTCGCTGCAAATCCCTGCCCCTGCGGCAAAGCCACAGGCAAGGGTGTCGACTGCATATGCACTCCCACGATGCGGCGGCGGTACCTGGCCCGCCTGTCCGGCCCGCTGCTGGACAGGGTGGACATCCAGCTGCAGGTTGAGCGGGTATCACTGGCTGACTTCGGCAAGCCAGAGGCCGAGGAGGACACCGCCTCCATCGCGGCCCGGGTGCGCGCCGCACGGGAGCGCCAAGGCGGACGGCTGCTGCCCTACGGCATGGAGACCAACGCCCAGGTGCCAGGCCGCGTCCTGCGGGGTGTCTTGCGGCTCCCTGCCCGGACAACCCGGATTCTTGACCGTGCCATGGAGCGCGGGTCTCTGACGGCCCGCGGCTATGACCGGGTGCTGCGTCTCGCCTGGACCCTCGCGGACTTGGGACAGCGTGACGCTCCGGCAGCGGACGACATCGGACTGGCCCTCAGCCTCCGGCAGGCCGATGCCGCCGCTTAG
- a CDS encoding YraN family protein codes for MRAKDVLGRRGEELASGYLQAQGMRILDRNWRCPEGEIDIVAVDGGTLVFAEVKTRTSLAYGHPFEAVGADKLARLHRLAAAWCRHHGLLQPPRRVDVVAVLDDGSGEPAVEHLKGVA; via the coding sequence ATGAGAGCAAAGGACGTGCTGGGCCGTCGCGGCGAGGAACTCGCCTCCGGCTACCTCCAGGCTCAGGGGATGCGGATCCTGGACCGCAACTGGCGGTGTCCCGAGGGCGAGATCGACATTGTCGCCGTCGACGGCGGCACTCTGGTCTTCGCCGAAGTGAAGACACGCACGTCCCTCGCGTATGGCCACCCGTTTGAGGCCGTGGGCGCGGACAAACTGGCGCGGCTGCACCGCCTGGCCGCGGCCTGGTGCCGCCACCATGGACTGTTGCAGCCGCCGCGCCGGGTGGACGTCGTGGCGGTGCTCGACGACGGCAGCGGCGAACCTGCCGTTGAACACCTCAAAGGGGTGGCATAG
- a CDS encoding DUF2469 domain-containing protein: protein MSAEDLENYETDMELQLYREYRDVVGLFTYVVETERRFYLANHVDLQARSADGEVYFDLTLQDAWVWDVYRSARFVKSVRVITFKDVNVEELPRNEELALPKVGDLGN from the coding sequence ATGAGTGCCGAGGACCTTGAAAACTATGAGACCGACATGGAGCTGCAGCTCTACCGCGAGTACCGCGACGTTGTCGGACTGTTCACCTACGTGGTCGAGACCGAACGGCGTTTCTATCTGGCCAACCACGTTGACCTGCAGGCCCGGAGCGCCGACGGCGAGGTCTACTTCGATCTGACTCTGCAGGACGCCTGGGTCTGGGACGTTTACCGCTCCGCCCGCTTCGTCAAAAGCGTCCGCGTGATCACGTTCAAAGACGTCAACGTCGAGGAACTTCCGCGCAACGAGGAACTGGCCCTGCCCAAGGTCGGCGACCTGGGCAACTGA
- a CDS encoding ribonuclease HII, with the protein MSEAPTLDYERRFRTSGARLVAGVDEVGRGALAGPVSVGIAVVDLQQQTLLADVRDSKLLKVADRERLVPVVRSWSVASAVGHATAKEIDDVGIVAALRLAGTRAWLAILAAGVTPDVVLLDGSHNWLSPQSQPSLFDDGPSEPGCDAPVHTLVKADMQCLSVAAASILAKVERDGIMRGLHTEHPAFGWDVNKGYGTAIHKDALRAAGPTPYHRVSWQLLSD; encoded by the coding sequence ATGTCCGAAGCCCCCACCCTCGACTACGAGCGCCGCTTCCGAACCTCCGGCGCCCGCCTGGTGGCCGGCGTCGACGAGGTAGGCCGCGGCGCCCTCGCCGGACCCGTCAGCGTGGGCATCGCGGTAGTGGATCTTCAGCAGCAGACACTGCTCGCCGACGTCCGGGACAGCAAGCTGCTCAAGGTTGCGGACCGCGAACGCCTGGTTCCGGTGGTGCGGAGCTGGAGCGTGGCATCCGCCGTCGGGCACGCAACGGCCAAGGAGATTGACGACGTCGGCATCGTCGCCGCACTCCGGCTCGCCGGCACGCGGGCCTGGCTTGCCATCCTCGCCGCCGGCGTGACCCCCGACGTTGTGCTGCTGGACGGCAGCCACAACTGGTTGTCGCCGCAGTCCCAGCCGTCCCTGTTCGACGACGGCCCCTCTGAGCCGGGCTGCGACGCGCCCGTGCACACCCTGGTCAAGGCGGACATGCAGTGCCTGAGCGTTGCCGCCGCCTCCATCCTGGCGAAGGTGGAACGCGACGGAATCATGCGCGGCCTGCACACCGAGCACCCCGCCTTCGGCTGGGACGTGAACAAAGGCTATGGCACCGCGATCCACAAGGACGCACTCCGCGCCGCCGGTCCCACGCCCTACCACCGCGTGAGCTGGCAGCTGCTCAGCGACTGA
- the lepB gene encoding signal peptidase I gives MTSAAIPGAERSSETGVRTDPGSTPGAGAPDARATQTSQLPHSAEAASPTAPASLASPTAPASPPESVSGSPAPDSPAPDSPASDSPGAGGPAHAGNSSKNARRAEAQERHSPLFLWVKEVATVVLVAIVLSFLIKTFLFRAFYIPSESMVSTLDVNDRIFVNLLVPEPFALERGDVVVFRDTQGWLAPAVSKPAGPFTWVQDGLTFIGLLPDNSEQHLVKRVIGLPGDHVVCCDAGGRIMVNGAPLEETYINPAEVPQIRDFDVVVPDGKVWVMGDNRNHSADSRAHEDTNGGFVDTADIEGRAAVIAWPFNRLGALDNYPDVFRGVPAPAGK, from the coding sequence GTGACCTCCGCAGCAATCCCCGGCGCGGAGCGCTCCTCGGAGACCGGTGTCCGTACGGATCCCGGCTCGACCCCCGGTGCCGGTGCTCCGGATGCCCGCGCCACCCAGACGTCCCAGCTGCCGCACTCTGCGGAAGCGGCGTCTCCGACGGCCCCGGCGTCTCTCGCGTCTCCGACGGCCCCGGCGTCCCCGCCCGAGTCCGTGTCCGGCAGCCCGGCGCCCGACAGCCCCGCGCCCGACAGCCCGGCGTCCGACAGTCCCGGCGCGGGCGGACCGGCCCACGCAGGGAACTCGTCGAAGAACGCACGCCGGGCGGAAGCCCAGGAGCGCCACAGCCCGCTGTTCCTCTGGGTGAAGGAGGTGGCAACCGTGGTGCTCGTCGCCATCGTGCTGTCCTTCCTCATCAAGACCTTCCTCTTCCGGGCCTTCTACATCCCCTCCGAATCCATGGTCAGCACGCTGGACGTGAATGACCGCATTTTTGTGAACCTCCTGGTCCCCGAACCGTTTGCCCTGGAGCGCGGCGACGTCGTTGTCTTCCGGGACACCCAGGGCTGGTTGGCTCCCGCGGTGTCGAAGCCGGCCGGTCCCTTTACCTGGGTGCAGGATGGCCTGACGTTCATTGGTCTGCTGCCGGACAACTCCGAGCAGCATCTCGTGAAGCGCGTGATCGGGCTGCCGGGCGACCACGTGGTCTGCTGTGACGCCGGCGGCCGGATCATGGTCAACGGCGCGCCGTTGGAGGAGACGTACATCAATCCCGCCGAGGTGCCCCAGATCCGCGACTTCGACGTCGTCGTCCCCGACGGCAAGGTCTGGGTGATGGGCGATAACCGGAACCACTCCGCCGACTCGCGTGCCCACGAGGACACCAACGGCGGCTTCGTCGACACCGCCGACATCGAAGGCCGGGCCGCCGTCATCGCCTGGCCCTTCAACCGCCTCGGCGCCTTGGACAACTATCCCGATGTCTTCCGCGGGGTGCCCGCACCGGCCGGAAAGTAG
- the lepB gene encoding signal peptidase I: MEQTKRQPRKLGWRFVLLALVLAVVISGLVRSLWIDVYYIPSASMEPLFREGDRILVSRTDFRADPLGRGDIVVFDGRGSFAPLNSGNGPLLDFLAGVGHWVGLSGADSTYIKRVIGLPGDQVVCCDTGGHLTVNGQQVAEPYLYAGDAPSELKFSVSVPPDRLWLMGDHRSLSADSRSLLGAPGGGMVPQERVVGRPVQIIWPLDRFAAVARPAEAAPTVATPTTEKNGQ, from the coding sequence ATGGAACAAACAAAACGCCAGCCCAGGAAACTCGGCTGGCGTTTTGTTTTGCTTGCCTTGGTCCTTGCCGTGGTCATCAGCGGGTTGGTCCGGTCCCTGTGGATCGATGTGTACTACATCCCGTCCGCCTCGATGGAGCCGCTCTTCCGCGAGGGGGACAGAATCCTCGTGTCCCGCACGGATTTCCGCGCCGACCCGCTCGGGCGCGGCGACATCGTCGTCTTCGACGGCCGTGGCTCTTTCGCACCGCTGAACAGCGGCAACGGCCCCTTGCTGGACTTTCTGGCCGGCGTCGGACACTGGGTGGGTCTCTCCGGCGCCGACAGCACGTACATCAAACGCGTCATCGGGCTCCCCGGTGACCAGGTGGTCTGCTGTGACACCGGCGGCCACCTCACAGTAAACGGTCAGCAAGTTGCGGAACCCTATCTTTATGCAGGCGACGCCCCCAGCGAACTGAAATTCAGCGTCAGCGTTCCCCCTGACCGTCTGTGGCTGATGGGGGACCACCGCTCTCTCTCCGCCGATTCCCGAAGTCTGCTGGGGGCCCCCGGCGGAGGCATGGTGCCGCAGGAACGGGTGGTCGGCAGACCCGTCCAGATCATCTGGCCGCTTGATAGATTTGCAGCAGTAGCACGGCCCGCCGAGGCCGCTCCAACAGTGGCCACTCCAACAACAGAGAAGAACGGACAGTAG
- the rplS gene encoding 50S ribosomal protein L19, whose protein sequence is MHILDSVDAASLRTDVPTFRAGDTLKVHVNIIEGKNSRVQVFQGFVLGRHGDGLRETFTIRKVSFGVGVERTFPVHSPIIDKIELVSKGDVRRAKLYYMRNLRGKAAKIKEKRDFLTGK, encoded by the coding sequence ATGCATATTCTCGATTCCGTAGATGCAGCCTCGCTGCGCACCGATGTTCCGACGTTCCGCGCCGGTGACACCCTCAAGGTTCACGTGAACATCATCGAAGGCAAGAACTCCCGCGTCCAGGTCTTCCAGGGCTTCGTCCTGGGCCGCCACGGCGATGGCCTGCGCGAAACCTTCACCATCCGCAAGGTCTCTTTCGGCGTCGGCGTGGAGCGTACCTTCCCGGTGCACTCCCCGATCATCGACAAGATCGAGCTCGTCTCCAAGGGTGACGTGCGCCGCGCCAAGCTGTACTACATGCGCAACCTGCGCGGCAAGGCCGCAAAGATCAAGGAAAAGCGCGACTTCCTGACCGGCAAATAA
- the trmD gene encoding tRNA (guanosine(37)-N1)-methyltransferase TrmD, whose amino-acid sequence MRIDVVTIFPEYLAPLELSLIGKARQDGLLELNVHDLRNFTTDRHRTVDDTPYGGGAGMVMKAEPWAQALTSVAAGRSDTPSSEVSSTEAPSSEVSNSDTPAADPSGQEQAAKPVLIVPSPAGERFSQATAQELAGEKALVFACGRYEGIDERVMEWASEHFTVRPMSLGDYVLNGGEVAVLAMVEAIGRLLPGVVGNPESLVEESHSDGLLEYPVYTKPSSWRDRDVPAVLLSGNHGKIAQWRRHEQYRRTAERRPDLLAGFDAGKLPRADRTAFADLGYAVVDGRLALRPDAGGNPA is encoded by the coding sequence ATGCGGATCGACGTCGTCACCATCTTCCCTGAGTACCTGGCCCCGCTGGAACTGTCATTGATAGGCAAGGCGCGCCAGGACGGGCTGCTGGAACTCAACGTCCACGACCTCCGGAACTTCACCACCGACCGCCACCGGACCGTGGATGACACCCCGTACGGCGGCGGCGCCGGCATGGTGATGAAAGCGGAGCCGTGGGCGCAGGCCCTGACATCCGTCGCCGCCGGACGATCGGACACTCCCAGCTCCGAGGTTTCCAGCACCGAGGCTCCCAGCTCCGAGGTTTCGAACTCGGACACTCCCGCTGCGGACCCGTCCGGCCAGGAGCAGGCAGCCAAACCGGTGCTGATCGTGCCCTCGCCAGCAGGCGAACGGTTCAGCCAGGCCACGGCGCAGGAACTCGCGGGGGAAAAGGCCCTGGTGTTCGCTTGCGGACGCTACGAGGGCATCGATGAGCGCGTCATGGAATGGGCTTCTGAGCACTTTACGGTGCGGCCCATGAGCCTCGGTGACTACGTCCTTAACGGTGGCGAAGTGGCCGTGCTGGCGATGGTTGAGGCCATCGGACGGTTGCTGCCGGGCGTCGTCGGCAACCCCGAATCCCTTGTGGAGGAATCACACTCAGACGGGCTGCTGGAGTACCCCGTCTACACCAAGCCGTCGAGTTGGCGGGACCGCGACGTCCCGGCAGTACTGCTCAGCGGCAACCACGGCAAGATCGCGCAGTGGCGCCGGCACGAGCAATACCGGCGCACCGCCGAACGCCGCCCGGACCTGCTCGCCGGGTTCGACGCCGGCAAGTTGCCCCGCGCGGACCGGACCGCGTTCGCTGACCTGGGGTACGCCGTCGTCGACGGCCGCCTTGCGCTGCGTCCCGACGCCGGCGGTAACCCCGCCTGA
- the rimM gene encoding ribosome maturation factor RimM (Essential for efficient processing of 16S rRNA) — protein sequence MQLQVARIGKPHGIRGEVTVQVLTDAPGDRFTAGTQFVVEPATAGPLTILSARWNKDILLLAFEEIETRNEAETLRGAKLFVETEELDDDDDDEGWYEHELEGLEVRVGDQVVGKVSGLHTLPVQDLLVVTANDGKEVLIPFVEQIVPEVNVGEGYVLVTPPPGLFEVNAEDEAKAETKAKPASAGPADASVSADASDNTGDNTGDNA from the coding sequence ATGCAGCTCCAGGTGGCACGAATCGGCAAGCCCCACGGCATCCGCGGCGAAGTGACCGTCCAGGTACTCACGGACGCACCCGGTGACCGCTTCACTGCGGGAACCCAGTTCGTGGTGGAGCCCGCCACGGCCGGGCCGCTGACGATTCTCAGCGCCCGGTGGAACAAGGACATCCTGCTGCTCGCATTTGAGGAAATTGAGACCCGCAACGAGGCGGAGACCCTCCGCGGCGCCAAGCTCTTCGTGGAAACCGAAGAGCTCGACGACGATGACGACGACGAGGGCTGGTACGAGCACGAGCTTGAAGGCCTGGAGGTCCGCGTCGGCGACCAGGTGGTGGGCAAGGTTTCGGGCCTCCATACCCTCCCGGTCCAGGACCTGCTGGTAGTCACCGCCAACGACGGCAAAGAAGTTTTGATCCCGTTCGTGGAGCAGATCGTCCCGGAAGTCAACGTCGGCGAAGGCTACGTCCTCGTCACCCCGCCGCCGGGACTCTTCGAAGTTAACGCCGAGGACGAGGCCAAAGCTGAGACCAAAGCCAAGCCCGCGTCCGCCGGTCCGGCCGACGCCAGCGTCAGCGCCGACGCCAGCGACAACACCGGAGACAACACCGGAGACAACGCCTAA
- a CDS encoding RNA-binding protein, with product MLAEALEHLVRGIVDSPDDVKVSAKNNRRGDTLEVRVHEDDLGRVIGRQGRTARALRTVVAALADGEPVRVDVVDTDRRR from the coding sequence TTGCTGGCCGAAGCGCTCGAACACCTCGTCCGTGGGATCGTTGACAGTCCCGACGATGTCAAGGTCAGTGCCAAGAACAATCGCCGCGGGGACACCCTCGAAGTGCGCGTTCATGAGGACGACCTTGGACGGGTGATCGGCCGCCAGGGCCGCACCGCACGCGCATTGCGCACTGTGGTGGCAGCCTTGGCGGATGGCGAGCCGGTCAGGGTCGACGTCGTCGACACCGACCGCCGCCGGTAA
- the rpsP gene encoding 30S ribosomal protein S16 has protein sequence MAVKIRLKRFGKMRAPYYRIVVMDARSKRDGRAIEEIGKYHPTEEPSYIEVDTDRAQYWLGVGAQPSEQVAAILKITGDWQKFKGLPGQEGTLKTKAPKAAFVTPEKGSVIIPEAITKKAKKDDAAEAPADAAAETTEAE, from the coding sequence GTGGCCGTAAAGATTCGCCTTAAGCGCTTTGGCAAGATGCGCGCACCGTACTACCGCATCGTCGTCATGGACGCACGCTCCAAGCGTGACGGCCGTGCCATCGAAGAGATCGGCAAGTACCACCCGACCGAAGAGCCCTCGTACATCGAGGTCGACACGGACCGTGCCCAGTACTGGCTCGGCGTCGGCGCACAGCCGTCCGAGCAGGTCGCCGCGATCCTCAAGATCACCGGTGACTGGCAGAAGTTCAAGGGTCTCCCGGGCCAGGAGGGCACCTTGAAGACCAAGGCTCCCAAGGCTGCCTTCGTGACGCCGGAAAAGGGTTCCGTGATTATCCCGGAAGCCATCACCAAGAAGGCCAAGAAGGACGATGCAGCCGAGGCTCCCGCCGACGCCGCAGCAGAGACCACCGAGGCTGAGTAA
- a CDS encoding VOC family protein, with translation MSAETSIQDLLPAELTMGTVMLKVGDMKVMTDYYQRALGLEIVAEQDGGLYLGRQQKPLVHLAPAPGLNVPARGEAGLFHTALLFEDQSALAATVASAAQFEPQSFTGSADHLVSEAFYFNDPEGNGIELYWDRPRDAWSWDGKTVVMDSLALPPQRYLEQHLTEASLAGQREAAAGVGHVHLQVGDVQSAQSFYVGTLGFEKTAGWHGQALFVSAGGYHHHMAMNVWNSRGAGPRRDTLGLGEVLIEVPSGDDVGALADRLKTAAVQSHQTGAELRFEDPWRNRIRVTVR, from the coding sequence ATGAGCGCAGAAACCAGCATCCAGGATCTCCTTCCCGCCGAACTCACCATGGGCACCGTGATGCTCAAAGTTGGCGACATGAAGGTCATGACCGACTACTACCAGCGTGCCCTGGGCCTGGAGATTGTGGCCGAGCAGGACGGCGGCCTCTACCTCGGACGCCAGCAGAAGCCGCTGGTACACCTCGCCCCGGCACCCGGACTCAACGTTCCTGCCCGCGGCGAGGCCGGCCTCTTCCACACCGCCCTGCTGTTCGAGGACCAGTCCGCACTGGCCGCGACCGTCGCCTCCGCTGCCCAGTTTGAGCCTCAGTCCTTCACCGGCAGTGCAGACCACCTCGTCAGCGAGGCCTTCTACTTCAACGACCCGGAGGGCAACGGCATCGAGCTGTACTGGGACCGGCCCCGCGATGCCTGGTCCTGGGACGGCAAGACCGTGGTGATGGACAGCCTCGCCCTGCCGCCGCAGCGGTACCTGGAGCAGCACCTCACCGAAGCGTCGCTGGCCGGCCAGCGCGAGGCGGCCGCCGGCGTCGGGCATGTCCATCTCCAGGTGGGCGATGTGCAGTCCGCGCAAAGCTTTTATGTGGGAACCCTGGGCTTCGAGAAGACCGCCGGCTGGCACGGGCAGGCCCTCTTCGTCTCCGCGGGCGGCTACCACCACCACATGGCCATGAACGTGTGGAACAGCCGCGGAGCCGGACCCCGCCGCGACACCCTGGGCCTGGGCGAAGTGCTGATCGAAGTACCCTCCGGCGACGACGTCGGAGCCCTCGCAGACCGGCTCAAGACCGCCGCCGTCCAGTCCCACCAGACCGGCGCCGAACTGCGCTTCGAGGATCCGTGGCGCAACCGGATCCGCGTCACCGTCCGCTAA